The following are encoded together in the Silurus meridionalis isolate SWU-2019-XX chromosome 2, ASM1480568v1, whole genome shotgun sequence genome:
- the pcsk2 gene encoding neuroendocrine convertase 2, giving the protein MLGSVKCGTAAVLMMFTALLFFIGATEEALLTNHLLVQLHEGGNEDAHQLALEYGFGSARQLPFGERLFHFYPRDTPKTKRKRSLHRRQHLDKDRRVKNVIAQEGFERQKRGYRDISDFDSGLNDPLFTKQWYLINTGQADGTPGLDLNVAEAWKMGYTGKGVTIAIMDDGIDYLHPDIASNYNAEASYDFSSNDPYPYPRYTDDWFNSHGTRCAGEVSAVANNNICGVGVAYNSKVAGIRMLDQPFMTDIIEASSISHMPQVIDIYSASWGPTDDGKTVDGPRELTLQAMADGVNKGRGGKGSIYVWASGDGGGYDDCNCDGYASSMWTISINSAINDGRTALYDESCSSTLASTFSNGRKRNPEAGVATTDLYGNCTLRHSGTSAAAPEAAGVFALALEANPNLTWRDMQHLTVLTSKRNKLHDEVHQWRRNGVGLEFNHLFGYGVLDAGAMVSLSRDWKTVPERFHCVAGSLQETHKIQSGTKLALSITTDACQGRENFVRYLEHVQAVVTVNASRRGDLTLNLTSPMGTKSILLSRRPRDSDATVGFDKWPFMSTHTWGEDPRGTWKLEVGFSGEAPQSGYLNEWTLMLHGTQSAPYIEQVVRDYQSKLAMSKKEELEEELDEAVERSLERMISKSN; this is encoded by the exons ATGCTCGGATCCGTGAAATGCGGGACAGCGGCGGTCCTGATGATGTTTACTGCATTGCTCTTCTTTATAGGAGCCACAGAGGAGGCACTTCTTACAAACCATCTTCTAGTGCAGTTACACGAAGGAGGGAATGAAGATGCTCACCAACTTGCACTTGAGTACGGCTTTGGGAGTGCCAGgcag CTTCCATTCGGTGAGAGACTTTTTCATTTCTACCCTCGGGACACTCCCAAAACAAAACGGAAACGCAGCCTTCATCGCCGCCAGCATCTGGACAAGGACCGAAGG GTAAAAAACGTGATCGCGCAGGAAGGATTCGAGCGCCAGAAAAGAGGCTATCGAGACATCAGTGATTTTGACAGCGGCTTGAACGATCCACTTTTTACCAAGCAGTGGTACCTT ATAAACACTGGGCAGGCAGACGGCACTCCCGGGCTGGACCTCAACGTGGCTGAGGCTTGGAAGATGGGCTACACTGGAAAAGGAGTGACCATCGCCATCATGGATGATG gtATTGACTATTTACACCCAGACATCGCTTCCAATTAT aaCGCAGAGGCAAGCTACGACTTCAGCAGCAATGACCCATACCCATACCCTCGCTACACGGATGATTGGTTTAACAG CCACGGGACCAGATGTGCTGGAGAGGTGTCTGCAGTAGCTAACAACAACATCTGTGGTGTAGGAGTGGCCTACAATTCCAAAGTAGCGG GTATCCGAATGTTGGACCAGCCGTTCATGACAGACATCATTGAAGCCTCATCTATCAGTCACATGCCACAGGTTATTGACATCTACAGCGCTAGCTGGGGTCCCACTGATGACGGAAAGACAGTGGACGGGCCTCGTGAGCTAACCCTTCAGGCCATGGCAGACGGCGTTAACAAG ggTAGAGGAGGTAAAGGCAGTATCTACGTGTGGGCTTCGGGGGATGGTGGCGGCTACGATGACTGCAACTGTGATGGCTACGCCTCCAGCATGTGGACAATCTCCATTAACTCGGCCATTAATGATGGACGCACGGCGTTGTATGACGAGAGCTGCTCTTCCACACTCGCCTCAACGTTCAGCAACGGCCGCAAGAGAAACCCTGAGGCAGGAGTG GCCACCACAGATCTGTATGGAAACTGTACGTTGCGGCATTCGGGGACATCAGCTGCTGCTCCCGAGGCTGCCGGTGTGTTTGCCTTGGCGTTAGAAGCTAA tcCAAACCTGACCTGGAGGGACATGCAGCACCTCACAGTACTCACTTCAAAGAGAAATAAACTCCATGATGAGGTGCACCAGTGGAGAAGAAACGGCGTGGGCTTGGAGTTCAACCATCTGTTCGGCTACGGCGTGCTGGATGCCGGCGCCATGGTCAGCCTGTCACGTGACTGGAAGACTGTTCCTGAGCGTTTTCATTGCGTGGCCGGATCATTACAGGAGACACA CAAGATCCAATCAGGTACCAAGCTAGCACTCAGTATCACCACGGACGCCTGTCAGGGCCGGGAAAACTTTGTGCGCTATCTGGAGCATGTCCAGGCGGTGGTGACGGTGAATGCGAGCAGACGTGGCGATCTGACGCTCAACCTGACCTCGCCCATGGGCACCAAGTCCATCCTGCTGAGCCGACGGCCGCGCGATTCCGACGCCACCGTGGGGTTCGACAAGTGGCCTTTCATGAGCACGCACACGTGGGGCGAGGACCCTCGTGGCACTTGGAAGCTCGAAGTCGGCTTCAGTGGAGAAGCTCCACAGAGCGGCTATCTAAATGAGTGGACCCTCATGCTGCATGGCACACAGAGTGCACCCTATATCGAGCAAGTGGTCAGGGACTACCAGTCCAAATTAGCCATGTCGAAAAAGGAGGAACTGGAGGAAGAGCTGGATGAAGCCGTCGAAAGGAGCCTTGAGAGAATGATAAGCAAAAGCAACTAG